From Micromonospora echinospora, one genomic window encodes:
- a CDS encoding ATP-dependent DNA ligase: MELPLNPPVEPMLAKSVARIPTGEQMTYEPKWDGFRCIVFRDGDSVELASRGGKMMTRYFPEVVEQARAQLPERCAVDGELIVIRRDGPDGQPRLDFELLAQRIHPAASRVRLLAETTPADFVAFDLLAIDDEVLLDRPYPQRRARLEAALAGVRPPVHVTPVTTDLETARRWFDVFEGAGLDGLIAKPADLPYEPGKRLMFKVKHARTADVVVAGFRWYKSGPVVGSLLLGLYDTQGLLHHVGVCASFTMARRKELLTELEPYRDVGDDHPWAHGDHARGQRIPGGVSRWTGGKNLEWEPLRPELVVEVGYDAMEGDRFRHTAQFVRWRPDRDPRSCGYDQLERPVRFDVDQVLRGDPVPTTEPS, translated from the coding sequence GTGGAGCTGCCGCTGAACCCGCCGGTCGAGCCGATGCTGGCCAAGAGCGTCGCCCGGATCCCCACCGGGGAGCAGATGACCTACGAGCCGAAGTGGGACGGGTTCCGGTGCATCGTCTTCCGGGACGGCGACTCCGTCGAGCTGGCCAGCCGGGGCGGCAAGATGATGACCCGGTATTTTCCCGAGGTCGTCGAGCAGGCCCGTGCGCAGTTGCCGGAGCGCTGCGCGGTCGACGGCGAGTTGATCGTGATCCGGCGCGACGGCCCCGACGGGCAGCCCCGGCTCGACTTCGAACTGCTCGCCCAGCGGATCCACCCGGCCGCGTCCCGGGTGCGGCTGCTCGCCGAGACCACCCCCGCCGACTTCGTCGCCTTCGACCTGCTGGCGATCGACGACGAGGTGCTGCTCGACCGGCCCTACCCGCAGCGCCGGGCCCGGCTGGAGGCCGCGCTGGCCGGGGTGCGTCCACCGGTGCACGTCACCCCGGTCACCACCGACCTGGAGACCGCACGTCGGTGGTTCGACGTCTTCGAGGGCGCCGGCCTGGACGGGTTGATCGCCAAGCCGGCCGACCTGCCGTACGAGCCGGGCAAGCGGCTCATGTTCAAGGTCAAGCACGCCCGCACCGCCGACGTGGTGGTGGCCGGCTTCCGCTGGTACAAGTCCGGGCCGGTGGTCGGCTCGCTGCTGCTCGGCCTCTACGACACGCAGGGCCTGCTCCACCACGTCGGGGTCTGCGCCTCGTTCACCATGGCCCGCCGCAAGGAGCTGCTGACCGAGCTGGAACCGTACCGGGACGTCGGCGACGACCACCCGTGGGCGCACGGCGACCACGCGCGCGGCCAGCGCATCCCGGGCGGGGTGAGCCGCTGGACCGGCGGCAAGAACCTGGAGTGGGAGCCGCTGCGCCCGGAGCTGGTGGTGGAGGTCGGCTACGACGCGATGGAGGGCGACCGCTTCCGGCACACCGCCCAGTTCGTCCGCTGGCGGCCCGACCGCGACCCCCGCTCCTGCGGGTACGACCAGTTGGAACGCCCGGTCCGCTTCGACGTCGACCAGGTGCTGCGCGGTGATCCGGTGCCGACGACCGAGCCGAGCTGA
- a CDS encoding alpha/beta hydrolase produces MTHPSPARRARFALAGFIAAVLVAAGCTLPTFAPRVEVEGEASVAPLGASPQWRSCPETAEQVAGRAAPGMRYECARIAVPQRWNTTGGPATATPGGGATFEIALLRARSTKQRDRIGSLLVNPGGPGGSGVDTAVYLSLGEQFGGLPASVTERFDIVGFDPRGVARSSPVECISDTDLDASFGYDPDPESTAAFDGLVALNQRIGQACGAKYGDRLSLFGTEQAALDMDAVRAAVGDEKLTYLGYSYGTLLGAVYAQRFPERVRALVLDGAIDPRQNAVEASEGQAKGFERAFGNFVRWCSANADRCPLAPDARAAVTSAVDKARVSPVRGADGREATAGWVFYAVISSLYTEQGWQELARAVDQLAEGDPAGVFRLADAYAGRNPDGTYTNLFDANLAVNCADDEERPSLERIRQLQGQWRRAYPLFGPALAVGLLTCAKWPAEPDPYPTGKADGAPPILVVGTTGDPATPYEQTPALAAMLGVGRVLTWEGEGHTAYPQTTCVTEAVDAYLIDLTVPAEGLRCPAR; encoded by the coding sequence ATGACCCACCCGTCTCCGGCCCGCCGGGCCCGTTTCGCGCTGGCCGGGTTCATCGCGGCGGTCCTGGTCGCCGCCGGCTGCACCCTGCCGACGTTCGCGCCCCGAGTCGAGGTGGAGGGCGAGGCGTCGGTGGCCCCGCTGGGTGCGAGCCCCCAGTGGCGGTCCTGCCCGGAGACCGCCGAGCAGGTTGCCGGCCGCGCCGCGCCGGGCATGCGGTACGAGTGCGCCCGGATCGCCGTACCGCAGCGGTGGAACACCACCGGTGGGCCGGCGACCGCCACCCCGGGCGGCGGCGCGACGTTCGAGATCGCGCTGCTGCGGGCCCGCTCCACGAAGCAGCGCGACCGGATCGGGTCGCTGCTGGTCAACCCGGGCGGCCCGGGTGGTTCCGGCGTCGACACGGCGGTCTACCTCTCCCTCGGGGAGCAGTTCGGCGGCCTGCCGGCCTCGGTGACCGAGCGGTTCGACATCGTCGGCTTCGACCCGCGCGGAGTGGCCCGCTCCAGCCCGGTCGAGTGCATCTCCGACACCGACCTCGACGCCAGCTTCGGTTACGACCCCGACCCGGAGTCGACCGCCGCCTTCGACGGTCTGGTCGCCCTCAACCAGCGGATCGGCCAGGCCTGCGGAGCGAAGTACGGCGACCGGCTGTCACTGTTCGGCACCGAGCAGGCCGCCCTGGACATGGACGCGGTGCGCGCCGCCGTCGGCGACGAGAAGCTAACCTACCTGGGGTACTCCTACGGCACTCTGCTCGGCGCGGTCTACGCCCAGCGTTTCCCGGAGCGGGTGCGCGCGCTGGTGCTCGACGGCGCCATCGATCCCCGCCAGAACGCGGTGGAGGCGTCGGAGGGCCAGGCGAAGGGCTTCGAGCGGGCGTTCGGCAACTTCGTCCGCTGGTGCTCCGCCAACGCCGACCGTTGCCCGCTCGCCCCGGACGCCCGGGCTGCGGTGACCTCAGCCGTCGACAAGGCCCGGGTCTCCCCGGTCCGGGGCGCGGACGGGCGGGAGGCCACCGCCGGCTGGGTCTTCTACGCGGTCATCTCCTCGCTCTACACCGAGCAGGGGTGGCAGGAACTGGCCCGTGCGGTCGACCAGTTGGCCGAGGGCGACCCGGCCGGCGTCTTCCGCCTCGCCGACGCGTACGCCGGACGGAACCCGGACGGCACCTACACCAACCTGTTCGACGCCAACCTGGCCGTGAACTGCGCCGACGACGAGGAGCGGCCGAGCCTCGAACGGATCCGCCAGCTCCAGGGGCAGTGGCGCCGGGCGTACCCGCTGTTCGGGCCGGCATTGGCGGTGGGACTCCTGACCTGCGCGAAGTGGCCCGCCGAGCCCGATCCGTACCCGACCGGGAAGGCCGACGGCGCACCGCCGATCCTGGTGGTGGGCACCACCGGCGACCCGGCCACGCCCTACGAGCAGACCCCGGCGCTGGCCGCGATGCTCGGGGTGGGGCGGGTCCTCACCTGGGAGGGCGAGGGGCACACCGCCTACCCGCAGACCACCTGTGTCACCGAGGCGGTCGACGCCTACCTGATCGACCTGACCGTGCCGGCGGAGGGGCTGCGCTGCCCGGCACGCTGA
- a CDS encoding GNAT family N-acetyltransferase: MSDLVFRTAARADLPAVVALLADDVLGQSREATVVDEAYERAFADISADPRNHLVVAEQDGEVVGCLQVTYIPGLGRHGAERALVESVRVRADRRGAGIGRALMTWVVDRARERGCALVQLTTDKRRADAHRFYIGLGFVASHEGMKLPL, from the coding sequence ATGTCTGACCTGGTGTTCCGCACAGCGGCCCGGGCCGATCTGCCTGCGGTGGTCGCCCTGCTCGCCGACGACGTCCTCGGCCAGAGCCGGGAGGCTACGGTGGTCGACGAGGCGTACGAGCGGGCCTTCGCGGACATCTCCGCCGACCCCCGCAACCACCTCGTGGTCGCCGAGCAGGACGGCGAGGTGGTCGGCTGCCTCCAGGTCACCTACATTCCGGGCCTGGGCCGGCACGGCGCGGAACGCGCCCTGGTCGAGTCCGTCCGGGTGCGCGCGGACCGCCGGGGGGCGGGGATCGGCCGGGCCCTGATGACCTGGGTGGTCGACCGCGCCCGGGAGCGGGGCTGCGCGCTGGTGCAGCTCACCACGGACAAGCGCCGGGCCGACGCGCACCGGTTCTACATCGGCCTCGGGTTCGTCGCCAGCCACGAGGGGATGAAGCTGCCGCTCTGA
- a CDS encoding class I SAM-dependent methyltransferase, whose product MVAARNVYTHGHHETVLRSHRWRTAENSAGYLLPHLASDQTLLDIGCGPGTITVDLAGRVARVTALEVTGEALDLARAEATARGRDNVDFVVADVQALDLPDAAYDVVHAHQVLQHVADPVRALREMRRVCRPGGIVAVRDSDYAAFTWFPRVPELDEWLTLYQRAARANGGEPDAGRRLLSWARAAGFTDVTATASTWCFATPEDRQWWGGMWADRIRYSAMADQVRASGLATEEDLARLSTGWREWTAADDGWFTILHGEILCRA is encoded by the coding sequence TCGCCGCCCGCAACGTCTACACCCACGGACACCACGAGACGGTGCTGCGGTCGCATCGCTGGCGTACCGCGGAGAACTCCGCCGGGTACCTCCTGCCCCACCTGGCGTCCGACCAGACCCTGCTCGACATCGGCTGCGGGCCCGGCACCATCACCGTCGACCTGGCCGGACGGGTGGCACGGGTGACCGCGCTGGAGGTCACCGGGGAGGCTCTCGATCTCGCGCGGGCCGAGGCGACCGCCCGGGGACGGGACAACGTCGACTTCGTGGTCGCCGACGTGCAGGCGCTGGACCTGCCCGACGCGGCGTACGACGTGGTCCACGCGCACCAGGTGCTCCAGCACGTGGCCGACCCGGTCCGGGCCCTGCGGGAGATGCGCCGGGTATGCCGACCCGGTGGGATCGTCGCCGTCCGGGACAGCGACTACGCCGCGTTCACCTGGTTCCCCCGGGTGCCCGAGCTGGACGAGTGGCTCACCCTGTACCAGCGGGCCGCCCGCGCCAACGGCGGCGAGCCCGACGCCGGCCGGCGACTGCTCTCCTGGGCCCGCGCCGCCGGGTTCACCGACGTCACCGCCACGGCCAGCACGTGGTGCTTCGCCACGCCGGAGGACCGGCAGTGGTGGGGCGGCATGTGGGCCGACCGGATCCGGTACTCGGCCATGGCCGATCAGGTGCGCGCGTCCGGCCTCGCCACGGAGGAGGATCTGGCCCGCCTGTCGACGGGGTGGCGGGAGTGGACGGCCGCCGACGACGGCTGGTTCACCATCCTGCACGGCGAGATCCTCTGCCGGGCCTGA